The following are encoded in a window of Egibacteraceae bacterium genomic DNA:
- a CDS encoding metal-sensitive transcriptional regulator, producing MAATLTSLDTDTAVRCRLARIEGQAAGLRRMWDQQRSAEELLDQIAAVRAALRGVAIAIVHDTAAERLNAAHAMPDDTDRLDDVLALVDRLL from the coding sequence ATGGCCGCGACCCTGACATCGCTCGACACCGACACCGCGGTGCGCTGCCGACTCGCACGCATCGAGGGACAGGCCGCGGGGCTACGCCGGATGTGGGACCAGCAACGTTCCGCCGAGGAGCTGCTCGATCAGATCGCGGCCGTCCGTGCCGCCCTGCGCGGCGTGGCGATCGCGATCGTGCACGACACGGCCGCTGAGCGCCTGAACGCCGCACACGCCATGCCCGACGACACCGACCGGCTCGACGACGTGCTGGCGCTCGTCGACCGTCTGCTG